The proteins below come from a single Alnus glutinosa chromosome 9, dhAlnGlut1.1, whole genome shotgun sequence genomic window:
- the LOC133877360 gene encoding protein HIRA isoform X2: MSNGICTAVLRGHSSLVKGVAWDPIGSFVASQSDDKTVIIWRTSDWSLAHRTDGHWAKSLGSTFFRRLGWSPCGHFITTTHGFQKPRHSAPVLERGEWSATFDFLGHNAPVIVVKFNHSMFRRNSTNTHEVKSASVGWSNGASKTGGKEPQPYNVIAIGSQDRTITVWTTASPRPLFVAKHFFTQSVVDLSWSPDGYSLFACSLDGSVATFHFEVKELGHRLSDAELDELKRNRYGDVRGREANLVESPAQLLLEAASAKQTPSKKVVADIQQKQTLIKSSLDTEVATKSEPQADDGKKSGGTAADGLNKVSTSSRISSPVKQREYRCPDGRKRIIPEAVGVPVQQENISSAAQSQALDFPLIASDRGKDDNGLVPTEVGFKESFVRGAVGRSSDLKERSGITARATISESLIIEKVPVSTGRDGSINVEQSGSAKASTSLPASSTSLSIRVFDKKEGDDALPFCLEARPREHAANDIFGVGNTFMMKETEIICTRGSQTLWSDRISGKVTVLAGNANFWAVGGEDGCIQVYTKCGRRAMPTMMMGSAATFIDCDECWKLLLVTRKGTMYVWDLYNRNCLLHDSLGSLVALNPNSSAKDAGTIKVISAKLSRSGSPLVVLATRHAFLFDMSLMCWLRVADDCFPASNFASSWNLGSVQSGELAALQVDVRKYMARKPGWSRVTDGVQTRAHLEAQLASSLALKSPHEYRQCLLSYIRFLAREADESRLREVCESFLGPPTGMAENTSSDSKNLAWDPCVLGMRKHKLLREDILPAMASNRKVQRLLNEFMDLLLEYESAETNLDEKNSSPPTSSPMATDQRHSAPPATDQTHSVPAAIDHMNTSPATMDEKDSTQVTKDQANSALPTIDQVNSDPPVTDQVNLMLQGKDACS, from the exons ATGAGCAATGGCATTTGCACTGCTGTTCTTAGGGGTCACTCTAGCCTGGTTAAAGGAGTTGCTTGGGATCCCATTGGCTCCTTTGTAGCAAGTCAATCAGACGATAAGACTGTCATTATTTGGCGAACAAGTGATTGGAGCCTTGCTCACAGAACAGATGGTCACTGGGCTAAATCT CTCGGATCTACCTTTTTCAGGCGGCTTGGATGGTCCCCTTGTGGCCATTTTATTACTACCACTCACGGTTTCCAGAAGCCAAGGCATTCTGCACCTGTTCTGGAGAGAGGGGAATGGTCTGCCACTTTTGACTTCTTAGGACATAATGCCCCAGTTATTGTGGTGAAGTTTAATCATTCAATGTTCAGAAGGAATTCCACCAATACTCACGAAGTGAAATCTGCATCTGTTGGGTGGAGTAATGGAGCTTCTAAGACCGGAGGCAAAGAACCACAGCCATATAATGTTATTGCAATTGGGAGTCAGGACCGTACTATAACTGTATGGACGACTGCAAGTCCTCGTCCTCTCTTTGTGGCGAAGCATTTCTTTACACAAAGTGTTGTGGATCTATCTTG GAGTCCTGATGGATATTCACTTTTTGCCTGCTCCTTGGACGGGTCAGTGGCTACTTTCCATTTTGAGGTGAAAGAACTTGGCCACAGACTAAGTGATGCTGAACTGGATGAGTTAAAAAGAAATCGTTATGGGGATGTGAGAGGTCGAGAGGCAAACTTAGTAGAAAGCCCAGCACAGCTACTGCTTGAAGCAGCTTCAGCTAAGCAAACGCCGAGCAAAAAAGTTGTTGCAGACATTCAGCAAAAGCAGACGCTGATAAAATCTTCCCTTGATACAGAGGTTGCAACAAAGAGTGAGCCTCAAGCTGATGATGGGAAGAAGAGTGGTGGAACTGCTGCTGATGGGTTAAATAAAGTGTCAACTTCTTCCCGGATTTCTAGTCCTGTAAAACAAAGAGAGTATAGATGCCCTGATGGCAGAAAGAGGATAATTCCAGAAGCAGTTGGAGTGCCTGTTCAACAGGAAAATATTTCTAGCGCAGCTCAGTCCCAAGCACTCGACTTTCCTCTTATTGCATCTGATCGCGGAAAGGATGATAATGGGTTGGTTCCTACTGAGGTTGGCTTTAAAGAAAGTTTTGTTAGGGGAGCGGTAGGCCGAAGCTCTGATCTAAAGGAGCGTTCTGGAATCACCGCTAGGGCTACAATTTCTGAGAGTCTCATTATTGAGAAAGTTCCAGTCTCCACGGGCAGAGATGGAAGCATCAATGTGGAACAGTCCGGGAGTGCTAAGGCTTCTACTTCTTTGCCTGCTTCTAGTACTTCTCTTTCTATCAGGGTGTTTGATAAGAAAGAAGGAGATGATGCCTTACCCTTTTGCTTGGAAGCTCGACCTAGAGAACATGCTGCAAATGATATTTTTGGGGTGGGAAATACATTCATGATGAAAGAAACAGAAATTATTTGCACTAGGGGGTCTCAAACTCTTTGGTCTGACAGGATCTCGGGAAAAGTCACCGTTTTAGCTGGAAATGCAAATTTCTGGGCAGTTGGAGGTGAAGATGGATGCATACAG GTTTACACAAAGTGCGGGAGACGAGCTATGCCAACCATGATGATGGGATCAGCAGCAACATTTATAGATTGTGATGAGTGCTGGAAGTTGTTGCTAGTCACAAGGAAAGGAACAATGTATGTTTGGGATCTATATAACCGGAACTGTCTCCTTCACGACTCATTGGGATCTCTGGTTGCATTGAACCCAAACTCATCTGCAAAAGATGCAG GCACAATCAAAGTTATATCTGCAAAGCTATCAAGATCTGGTTCTCCTCTGGTGGTTCTGGCTACTCGCCATGCCTTCCTCTTTGATATGAGTCTCATGTGTTGGTTAAGGGTTGCAGATGACTGCTTCCCTGCTTCAAACTTTGCAAGCTCCTGGAATTTGGGTTCAGTTCAGAGTGGCGAGCTGGCTGCATTGCAGGTTGATGTTAGGAAGTATATGGCAAGAAAGCCTGGTTGGAGCAG AGTGACCGATGGAGTGCAGACACGTGCTCATTTGGAAGCTCAGTTGGCATCCTCTTTGGCTTTGAAGTCTCCTCATGAATATCGCCAGTGCCTCCTGTCATACATACGCTTCCTTGCAAG AGAAGCAGATGAGTCTCGTTTGCGAGAAGTCTGTGAGAGTTTTCTTGGACCTCCAACTGGGATGGCAGAAAACACATCTTCAGATTCAAAGAACCTGGCATGGGATCCTTGTGTGCTT GGAATGAGAAAACACAAACTTCTAAGAGAAGATATTCTTCCAGCAATGGCATCAAACAGAAAAGTCCAGCGATTGCTTAATGAGTTCATGGATCTCCTTTTGGAATATGAGAGTGCTGAAACTAATTTAGACGAAAAAAATTCCTCTCCACCAACGTCATCTCCAATGGCAACCGATCAAAGGCACTCTGCCCCACCAGCAACAGATCAAACGCACTCTGTCCCCGCAgcaatagatcatatgaacaCCAGCCCTGCAACTATGGATGAAAAGGACTCGACCCAGGTGACAAAAGATCAGGCAAATTCTGCACTACCAACAATAGATCAAGTTAATTCAGATCCACCGGTGACAGATCAAGTTAATCTGATGCTGCAAGGAAAAGATGCATGTTCTTGA
- the LOC133877360 gene encoding protein HIRA isoform X1, which produces MIAEKPSWIRHEGMQIFSIDVQPGGLRFATGGGDHKVRIWNMKSVSRDLGNDESTHRLLATLRDHFGSVNCVRWAKHGRYVASGSDDQVILIHERKPGSGTTEFGSGEPPDVENWKVAMTLRGHTADVVDLNWSPDDSTLASGSLDNTVHIWNMSNGICTAVLRGHSSLVKGVAWDPIGSFVASQSDDKTVIIWRTSDWSLAHRTDGHWAKSLGSTFFRRLGWSPCGHFITTTHGFQKPRHSAPVLERGEWSATFDFLGHNAPVIVVKFNHSMFRRNSTNTHEVKSASVGWSNGASKTGGKEPQPYNVIAIGSQDRTITVWTTASPRPLFVAKHFFTQSVVDLSWSPDGYSLFACSLDGSVATFHFEVKELGHRLSDAELDELKRNRYGDVRGREANLVESPAQLLLEAASAKQTPSKKVVADIQQKQTLIKSSLDTEVATKSEPQADDGKKSGGTAADGLNKVSTSSRISSPVKQREYRCPDGRKRIIPEAVGVPVQQENISSAAQSQALDFPLIASDRGKDDNGLVPTEVGFKESFVRGAVGRSSDLKERSGITARATISESLIIEKVPVSTGRDGSINVEQSGSAKASTSLPASSTSLSIRVFDKKEGDDALPFCLEARPREHAANDIFGVGNTFMMKETEIICTRGSQTLWSDRISGKVTVLAGNANFWAVGGEDGCIQVYTKCGRRAMPTMMMGSAATFIDCDECWKLLLVTRKGTMYVWDLYNRNCLLHDSLGSLVALNPNSSAKDAGTIKVISAKLSRSGSPLVVLATRHAFLFDMSLMCWLRVADDCFPASNFASSWNLGSVQSGELAALQVDVRKYMARKPGWSRVTDGVQTRAHLEAQLASSLALKSPHEYRQCLLSYIRFLAREADESRLREVCESFLGPPTGMAENTSSDSKNLAWDPCVLGMRKHKLLREDILPAMASNRKVQRLLNEFMDLLLEYESAETNLDEKNSSPPTSSPMATDQRHSAPPATDQTHSVPAAIDHMNTSPATMDEKDSTQVTKDQANSALPTIDQVNSDPPVTDQVNLMLQGKDACS; this is translated from the exons ATGATTGCAGAGAAACCCAGTTGGATTAGGCATGAAGGGATGCAAATTTTCTCCATTGATGTTCAACCTGGGGGGCTCAGGTTCGCTACCGGTGGAGGTGACCACAAG GTCCGTATTTGGAACATGAAGTCTGTTAGTAGGGACTTAGGAAATGATGAATCCACACATAGGCTTCTTGCGACCCTCCGTGACCACTTTGGTTCTGTCAACTGTGTTCGGTGGGCTAAACACGGTAGGTATGTTGCATCAGGTTCTGATGATCAGGTGATTTTAATTCATGAAAGGAAGCCTGGTTCAGGAACCACTGAGTTTGGCAGTGGAGAGCCCCCAGATGTTGAGAACTGGAAAGTTGCAATGACTTTAAGAGGACACACTGCAGATGTG GTGGATCTTAATTGGTCTCCGGATGACTCAACGTTGGCTAGTGGGAGTTTGGACAACACCGTCCATATCTGGAATATGAGCAATGGCATTTGCACTGCTGTTCTTAGGGGTCACTCTAGCCTGGTTAAAGGAGTTGCTTGGGATCCCATTGGCTCCTTTGTAGCAAGTCAATCAGACGATAAGACTGTCATTATTTGGCGAACAAGTGATTGGAGCCTTGCTCACAGAACAGATGGTCACTGGGCTAAATCT CTCGGATCTACCTTTTTCAGGCGGCTTGGATGGTCCCCTTGTGGCCATTTTATTACTACCACTCACGGTTTCCAGAAGCCAAGGCATTCTGCACCTGTTCTGGAGAGAGGGGAATGGTCTGCCACTTTTGACTTCTTAGGACATAATGCCCCAGTTATTGTGGTGAAGTTTAATCATTCAATGTTCAGAAGGAATTCCACCAATACTCACGAAGTGAAATCTGCATCTGTTGGGTGGAGTAATGGAGCTTCTAAGACCGGAGGCAAAGAACCACAGCCATATAATGTTATTGCAATTGGGAGTCAGGACCGTACTATAACTGTATGGACGACTGCAAGTCCTCGTCCTCTCTTTGTGGCGAAGCATTTCTTTACACAAAGTGTTGTGGATCTATCTTG GAGTCCTGATGGATATTCACTTTTTGCCTGCTCCTTGGACGGGTCAGTGGCTACTTTCCATTTTGAGGTGAAAGAACTTGGCCACAGACTAAGTGATGCTGAACTGGATGAGTTAAAAAGAAATCGTTATGGGGATGTGAGAGGTCGAGAGGCAAACTTAGTAGAAAGCCCAGCACAGCTACTGCTTGAAGCAGCTTCAGCTAAGCAAACGCCGAGCAAAAAAGTTGTTGCAGACATTCAGCAAAAGCAGACGCTGATAAAATCTTCCCTTGATACAGAGGTTGCAACAAAGAGTGAGCCTCAAGCTGATGATGGGAAGAAGAGTGGTGGAACTGCTGCTGATGGGTTAAATAAAGTGTCAACTTCTTCCCGGATTTCTAGTCCTGTAAAACAAAGAGAGTATAGATGCCCTGATGGCAGAAAGAGGATAATTCCAGAAGCAGTTGGAGTGCCTGTTCAACAGGAAAATATTTCTAGCGCAGCTCAGTCCCAAGCACTCGACTTTCCTCTTATTGCATCTGATCGCGGAAAGGATGATAATGGGTTGGTTCCTACTGAGGTTGGCTTTAAAGAAAGTTTTGTTAGGGGAGCGGTAGGCCGAAGCTCTGATCTAAAGGAGCGTTCTGGAATCACCGCTAGGGCTACAATTTCTGAGAGTCTCATTATTGAGAAAGTTCCAGTCTCCACGGGCAGAGATGGAAGCATCAATGTGGAACAGTCCGGGAGTGCTAAGGCTTCTACTTCTTTGCCTGCTTCTAGTACTTCTCTTTCTATCAGGGTGTTTGATAAGAAAGAAGGAGATGATGCCTTACCCTTTTGCTTGGAAGCTCGACCTAGAGAACATGCTGCAAATGATATTTTTGGGGTGGGAAATACATTCATGATGAAAGAAACAGAAATTATTTGCACTAGGGGGTCTCAAACTCTTTGGTCTGACAGGATCTCGGGAAAAGTCACCGTTTTAGCTGGAAATGCAAATTTCTGGGCAGTTGGAGGTGAAGATGGATGCATACAG GTTTACACAAAGTGCGGGAGACGAGCTATGCCAACCATGATGATGGGATCAGCAGCAACATTTATAGATTGTGATGAGTGCTGGAAGTTGTTGCTAGTCACAAGGAAAGGAACAATGTATGTTTGGGATCTATATAACCGGAACTGTCTCCTTCACGACTCATTGGGATCTCTGGTTGCATTGAACCCAAACTCATCTGCAAAAGATGCAG GCACAATCAAAGTTATATCTGCAAAGCTATCAAGATCTGGTTCTCCTCTGGTGGTTCTGGCTACTCGCCATGCCTTCCTCTTTGATATGAGTCTCATGTGTTGGTTAAGGGTTGCAGATGACTGCTTCCCTGCTTCAAACTTTGCAAGCTCCTGGAATTTGGGTTCAGTTCAGAGTGGCGAGCTGGCTGCATTGCAGGTTGATGTTAGGAAGTATATGGCAAGAAAGCCTGGTTGGAGCAG AGTGACCGATGGAGTGCAGACACGTGCTCATTTGGAAGCTCAGTTGGCATCCTCTTTGGCTTTGAAGTCTCCTCATGAATATCGCCAGTGCCTCCTGTCATACATACGCTTCCTTGCAAG AGAAGCAGATGAGTCTCGTTTGCGAGAAGTCTGTGAGAGTTTTCTTGGACCTCCAACTGGGATGGCAGAAAACACATCTTCAGATTCAAAGAACCTGGCATGGGATCCTTGTGTGCTT GGAATGAGAAAACACAAACTTCTAAGAGAAGATATTCTTCCAGCAATGGCATCAAACAGAAAAGTCCAGCGATTGCTTAATGAGTTCATGGATCTCCTTTTGGAATATGAGAGTGCTGAAACTAATTTAGACGAAAAAAATTCCTCTCCACCAACGTCATCTCCAATGGCAACCGATCAAAGGCACTCTGCCCCACCAGCAACAGATCAAACGCACTCTGTCCCCGCAgcaatagatcatatgaacaCCAGCCCTGCAACTATGGATGAAAAGGACTCGACCCAGGTGACAAAAGATCAGGCAAATTCTGCACTACCAACAATAGATCAAGTTAATTCAGATCCACCGGTGACAGATCAAGTTAATCTGATGCTGCAAGGAAAAGATGCATGTTCTTGA
- the LOC133878456 gene encoding fatty acyl-CoA reductase 3-like yields the protein MEFGSVVQLLENKAILVTGATGFLAKIFVEKVLRVQPNVKKLYLLLRAADAKSATQRLHNEIIEKDLFRILKEKWGTNLSSFISEKVAVVPGDISLEELGLKDSSLREELWNQIDVIVNLAATTNFDERYDVALGVNTLGAKHVLSFAKKCVRIQVILHVSTAYVCGERGGLILEDPYRMGETLNGTPGLDVEAEKKLVEEKLNDFRAKGATEKEITMAMKNMGIERAKVYGWPNTYVFTKAMGEMLIGHLQENLSVVIVRPTIVTSTYKEPFPGWIEGVRTIDSLAVGYGKGRLKCFLGDLNGILDTIPADMVVNAIIVAMVAHANQPRDIIYQVGSSVRNPLRNSDLQDFSFRYFSQKPWINKDGKPVKVGKMLVLSSMDSFRRYMAFRYLFLLKGLELVNAAFCRYFQGTYLDLSRKINFAMRLVELYEPYLFFQGVFDDMNSEKLRMAIRESYADADMFYFDPKCVDWEDYVVNAHLPGVVKYVFK from the exons ATGGAGTTCGGAAGTGTAGTTCAGCTCCTTGAAAACAAGGCCATTTTAGTCACTGGTGCCACTGGCTTTCTGGCAAAGA TTTTTGTGGAGAAAGTACTAAGGGTACAACCAAACGTGAAGAAGCTCTACCTTCTTCTAAGAGCAGCGGATGCCAAGTCAGCCACACAACGTTTGCATAATGAg ATCATAGAGAAGGACTTGTTTCGAATTCTGAAGGAAAAATGGGGTACGAATCTATCTTCTTTTATCTCTGAGAAAGTAGCTGTGGTGCCTGGAGACATCTCTCTAGAGGAATTGGGCTTGAAGGACTCCAGTTTGAGGGAAGAGCTGTGGAACCAAATTGATGTCATTGTCAATTTAGCTGCAACTACAAATTTTGATGAAAG ATATGATGTTGCATTGGGAGTCAATACATTAGGAGCTAAGCATGTTTTAAGCTTTGCAAAAAAATGTGTTAGAATACAGGTGATTCTCCATGTATCAACAG CCTATGTATGTGGCGAAAGGGGTGGGCTAATACTAGAGGACCCTTATCGCATGGGAGAAACACTTAATGGGACCCCTGGATTAGACGTCGAAGCAGAGAAAAAGCTGGTGGAGGAAAAACTGAACGACTTTCGAGCGAAGGGAGCTACTGAAAAGGAAATTACAATGGCCATGAAGAACATGGGTATTGAAAG GGCAAAGGTTTACGGATGGCCAAACACGTACGTCTTTACAAAAGCAATGGGCGAGATGCTGATAGGGCACCTCCAAGAAAATCTATCTGTGGTAATCGTACGGCCCACCATCGTAACCAGTACTTACAAAGAACCCTTCCCTGGCTGGATTGAAGGTGTCAG AACTATTGACAGTCTAGCCGTTGGTTATGGTAAAGGAAGACTAAAATGCTTCCTGGGCGATCTTAACGGAATCCTTGATACG ATACCGGCTGACATGGTGGTAAATGCTATAATCGTGGCGATGGTGGCTCATGCAAATCAACCTCGTGATATAATTTATCAAGTGGGGTCTTCAGTAAGAAATCCTCTGAGAAACAGCGATCTTCAAGATTTCAGCTTCCGTTACTTCTCCCAGAAGCCCTGGATAAATAAGGATGGCAAACCTGTCAAGGTTGGCAAGATGTTAGTGTTAAGCAGCATGGATAGCTTCCGCAGATACATGGCATTTCGTTATTTGTTCCTATTAAAG GGACTAGAATTGGTGAATGCAGCATTTTGTCGGTATTTTCAAGGGACATATCTTGATCTCAGTCGAAAGATCAACTTTGCTATGCGATTGGTGGAACTTTATGAGCCTTATTTGTTCTTCCAGGGCGT ctttgaTGACATGAACTCGGAAAAGCTGCGAATGGCAATAAGAGAGAGTTATGCAGATGCAGACATGTTTTACTTCGATCCCAAGTGCGTGGATTGGGAAGACTACGTGGTGAATGCCCATCTTCCTGGTGTGGTGAAGTACGTTTTCAAGTAA